In Erigeron canadensis isolate Cc75 chromosome 6, C_canadensis_v1, whole genome shotgun sequence, the following are encoded in one genomic region:
- the LOC122604260 gene encoding disease resistance protein RUN1-like has product MSPWIYDVFRYIELPRGEEISPQLYKAIENSRFLMVIFSKNYASSSWCLRELVKILDTKKLEKPKHEVRILFYDVMPEVVRKQTESYAEAFVKHEVSNRAEVDVWKEALTVAASLSGWDLNDMTNGYESKFIDCISKDIHKTLCDVPLHVGENLVGVDARVNKMNLGRFIGSSRVNMIGICGISGIGKTTIAKAIYNSTYAYFKKSCFCEDVQGVAKRQGLPQVQKQLISKITKTEDVKIYDISEGIMVIKKRVAFEPILLVLDDVDHHEQLEALAGSRNWFCPLSLIIFTSKDKQLLRSHRVDEIYEMEFLDDGEDIMLFCLYAFGQTYPTHDFKKLSYQVVKCLQGHPLALKVVGNALFEKSARIWRSQLDRLQMYPNSEIQQKLRPSFDLLDFDQKRIFLDIACALIGEDKDLSASVLDNNNCFADVNIDVLVDKSLITISPDDFSLQMHELIRSMAREVLREEFERPIRLCGTLEVYDVLGENTVTEITKGIEVLVLLLERTTKTVRIDCKAFSKMKKLRILKICYPEAEHFGQSFQLSMWTDFSVKLSGNLDFLSNELRLIYWHGYPFKFLPSSFYPANIVAIDFSFSNIKSFWTTLKCFRRLKVMKLRHCRNLTTTPDFTEMVNLEKLNLEGCVSLVKLHPSIGMLKKLVMLNMRNCIQIRSFPCKIEMDSIRVLILSGCLKLDNLARVLGTLKSLVKLYVDGTAITTLPSFISSLTNLQVLEIGTFQQQPESSTWWTSIFQKHPQSLALPSFASLQSLTELSIVNCNISEVCHDIGALSCLKSLFLNGNTFTKLPESLSQLSRLQILYLIGCTKLEVLPELPLSLQCLKTSQCTSLQEAPRLIHRQYLQCDFVDCPKIYGNVSQVSMSQTPLIDSSTNQLSFLVEYLGIQSRIREFFSESKHSHMLFTGNVESKHLEILFNGDRIPPWFTNQSEGSCHEIKVELPPNWCYSEFKGYGICVAFELKRSCPGGPRFSVDNLDGAPLVTFRPMGFLYETLRIYDTNKMIWLGVMACDWGWKETKKFVTFTFEDNDEVEVKGCGIRLVCDDDDLKEEEETVLSMIQNLPPLITQPTGSYFRFFDNADYISVHL; this is encoded by the exons atgtCTCCATGGATATATGATGTGTTT AGATATATTGAATTGCCTAGAGGAGAAGAAATATCTCCCCAACTCTACAAAGCCATTGAAAATTCAAGATTTTTGATGGTGATCTTCTCGAAAAATTATGCTTCTTCGTCGTGGTGTCTGAGGGAACTTGTCAAAATTCTTGATACCAAGAAATTGGAAAAACCAAAACATGAAGTTCGAATCTTGTTTTATGATGTTATGCCCGAAGTGGTCAGAAAACAAACTGAGAGCTATGCCGAAGCATTTGTCAAACATGAAGTTTCCAATAGAGCAGAGGTAGATGTATGGAAGGAAGCTCTAACCGTGGCAGCTAGCTTATCTGGATGGGATCTTAACGACATGACAAATGG GTATGAGTCCAAGTTCATTGATTGCATATCTAAAGACATCCACAAAACGTTATGTGATGTGCCCTTGCATGTTGGTGAGAACCTAGTGGGTGTAGATGCTCGTGTAAATAAAATGAACTTGGGGCGCTTTATTGGTTCAAGTAGGGTTAACATGATTGGAATTTGCGGCATTAGTGGAATAGGAAAGACCACCATCGCAAAAGCTATTTATAACTCGACATATGCCTACTTTAAAAAAAGCTGTTTTTGTGAGGATGTCCAAGGAGTCGCCAAACGACAAGGGCTACCTCAAGTCCAGAAGCAACTTATTAGTAAGATCACGAAAACTGAAGATGTGAAGATATACGATATCAGTGAAGGAATCATGGTAATAAAGAAAAGGGTAGCTTTTGAGCCAATCTTGCTTGTTTTGGATGATGTGGATCATCACGAGCAGTTAGAAGCATTAGCAGGTTCACGTAACTGGTTTTGCCCCTtaagtttgattattttcacTAGTAAAGACAAACAGTTGCTCAGATCTCATAGAGTTGATGAAATATATGAAATGGAGTTTTTAgatgatggtgaagatattatGCTTTTTTGTTTGTATGCTTTTGGCCAAACATATCCTACACATGATTTCAAGAAGCTCTCATACCAAGTCGTGAAATGTTTGCAAGGGCACCCGTTAGCTCTCAAAGTTGTTGGCAACGCTTTGTTTGAAAAGTCTGCCCGTATATGGAGAAGTCAATTGGATAGACTCCAAATGTACCCTAATTCGGAGATACAACAAAAATTGCGACCCAGTTTTGATTTGTTAGACTTTGATCAGAAAAGAATCTTTCTTGATATTGCATGTGCCTTAATAGGCGAAGATAAAGATCTTTCTGCAAGTGTACTTGACAACAACAATTGTTTTGCGGATGTTAATATTGATGTTTTGGTCGATAAATCTCTAATTACAATATCTCCTGATGATTTCTCGCTTCAAATGCATGAATTAATTCGAAGCATGGCAAGGGAAGTTCTACGTGAAGAATTTGAAAGGCCTATCCGGTTGTGCGGTACGTTAGAGGTTTACGATGTACTTGGTGAAAACACT GTAACGGAAATAACTAAAGGAATTGAAGTTCTTGTCCTTTTGTTAGAGAGAACTACTAAAACGGTTCGCATAGATTGCAAAGCTTTTTCAAAGATGAAAAAATTACGGATCCTTAAAATTTGTTATCCAGAAGCAGAGCACTTTGGACAGTCATTTCAATTGAGCATGTGGACAGACTTCAGTGTGAAGTTATCAGgaaatttggattttttatcAAATGAGCTAAGATTGATTTATTGGCATGGATATCCTTTCAAGTTCTTGCCATCAAGTTTTTATCCAGCGAACATTGTTGCCATTGACTTTTCTTTCAGCAACATCAAAAGTTTTTGGACAACACTAAAg TGTTTTAGGAGGTTGAAAGTGATGAAGCTAAGGCACTGCCGTAACCTAACAACCACCCCTGACTTCACAGAGATGGTCAATCTCGAAAAGCTAAATCTTGAAGGTTGTGTGAGTTTGGTTAAGCTTCACCCATCAATTGGAATGCTTAAGAAACTTGTTATGTTGAATATGAGAAACTGCATACAGATCAGGAGCTTCCCCTGCAAAATTGAAATGGATTCTATCCGAGTTCTGATTCTATCGGGGTGCTTAAAATTAGATAACCTGGCTCGGGTTTTGGGCACCCTCAAGAGTTTGGTGAAGCTTTATGTTGATGGAACAGCCATTACAACATTACCTTCTTTCATATCATCTTTAACTAACCTTCAAGTACTAGAGATCGGTACATTCCAACAACAACCTGAGTCTTCAACATGGTGGACATCAATTTTCCAAAAACATCCACAAAGTTTGGCGCTGCCTTCTTTTGCAAGTTTACAATCGCTAACGGAGCTAAGTATTGTTAACTGCAACATATCCGAAGTGTGCCATGACATTGGAGCCTTATCATGTCTAAAAAGTTTGTTTTTGAATGGTAACACCTTTACTAAGTTACCTGAAAGCTTGAGTCAACTTTCTCGTCTTCAAATTCTGTATCTTATTGGCTGCACGAAGCTAGAAGTGTTGCCGGAACTTCCACTTAGCCTTCAGTGTCTTAAGACGTCTCAATGTACCTCCTTGCAAGAAGCGCCGAGGCTAATTCACCGACAATATCTTCAATGTGATTTCGTTGATTGTCCAAAAATATATGGGAATGTTAGCCAGGTGTCTATGTCGCAGACTCCACTTATCGACTCATCTACAAACCAACTTTCTTTTTTGGTCGAGTATTTGGGTATCCAGAGTAGGATACGTGAGTTCTTCAGTGAAAGTAAACACTCACATATGCTATTTACCGGAAATGTAGAAAGTAAACATTTGGAGATATTATTTAATGGAGATAGAATTCCACCATGGTTTACGAATCAAAGTGAGGGAAGCTGTCATGAAATAAAGGTGGAATTACCTCCAAATTGGTGCTACTCTGAGTTTAAAGGGTATGGAATCTGTGTCGCATTCGAGCTAAAGAGGTCTTGTCCTGGTGGACCAAGATTCTCCGTGGACAACTTGGATGGAGCCCCACTAGTTACATTTCGTCCGATGGGGTTCTTGTACGAGACGTTACGAATATATGATACGAATAAGATGATATGGTTGGGTGTTATGGCATGTGATTGGGGATGGAAAGAAACAAAGAAGTTTGTCACGTTTACATTCGAAGATAACGATGAAGTTGAGGTGAAGGGTTGTGGTATAAGACTTGtttgtgatgatgatgatttaaaagaagaagaagaaacagtTTTAAGTATGATACAAAACCTCCCACCTCTAATTACTCAACCTACCGGAAGTTACTTTCGTTTTTTCGACAATGCTGATTATATCAGTGTGcatctttaa